A DNA window from Chelativorans sp. AA-79 contains the following coding sequences:
- the thiO gene encoding glycine oxidase ThiO: MRILVKGAGVAGLTVAHELVTRGAEITVIEKSPSVGGGASWLAGGMLAPFCERESAEPDVVRLGKDAARWWEAVLPGTVSFNGTLVVAPRRDAAELRRFAARTEGYAHLGAEEIAALEPDLAERFRTGLFFAAEAHLHPREALTLLQAKLEGRGVRFLFGRTEAPQGERFDRVVDCTGFAAASTLPGLRGVRGEMLTLETQDVTLYRPVRLIHPRFPVYIVPRGGGRFMVGATMIESADDGRVTARSMMELLNAAYALHPAFGEARILEAAAGVRPAFENNLPRIERLGGTLFVNGFHRHGFLLAPALAWQAAEMIISNEAPDNEAHRERASA; the protein is encoded by the coding sequence ATGCGTATCCTCGTCAAAGGCGCGGGCGTGGCGGGGCTGACGGTGGCGCATGAACTCGTGACGCGCGGTGCCGAGATCACGGTCATCGAGAAGAGCCCGTCCGTCGGCGGGGGCGCTTCCTGGCTCGCCGGCGGGATGCTCGCGCCTTTTTGCGAGCGGGAAAGCGCCGAGCCGGATGTGGTCCGGCTTGGAAAGGACGCCGCGCGGTGGTGGGAAGCGGTACTGCCCGGTACCGTAAGCTTCAATGGCACGCTCGTCGTGGCGCCGCGTCGCGATGCGGCGGAACTCCGCCGCTTTGCTGCCCGCACCGAGGGGTATGCGCATCTTGGTGCGGAAGAGATTGCGGCCCTGGAGCCCGATCTTGCGGAGCGGTTCCGCACGGGGCTCTTCTTTGCCGCGGAGGCGCATCTCCACCCGCGCGAGGCATTGACCCTGCTTCAGGCCAAGCTGGAGGGAAGGGGCGTGCGCTTCCTGTTCGGCCGGACCGAGGCTCCGCAGGGGGAGCGCTTCGACCGTGTGGTCGATTGCACCGGCTTCGCCGCGGCATCCACCCTCCCCGGCCTGCGCGGCGTGCGCGGTGAGATGCTCACTCTCGAAACCCAGGATGTGACACTGTACCGACCGGTACGGCTCATCCATCCACGCTTTCCCGTTTATATCGTGCCGCGCGGCGGCGGCCGCTTCATGGTGGGCGCGACCATGATCGAGAGCGCGGATGACGGGCGGGTCACCGCACGTTCCATGATGGAACTGCTCAACGCCGCCTATGCGCTGCACCCCGCCTTTGGCGAGGCGCGCATCCTGGAGGCGGCGGCCGGTGTGCGGCCCGCCTTCGAAAACAACCTGCCGCGGATCGAGCGGCTGGGCGGCACGCTTTTCGTGAACGGCTTCCACCGCCACGGTTTTCTCCTGGCGCCGGCGCTGGCGTGGCAGGCCGCGGAAATGATCATCTCCAACGAGGCTCCTGACAATGAAGCTCATCGTGAACGGGCAAGCGCTTGA
- the thiS gene encoding sulfur carrier protein ThiS encodes MKLIVNGQALETQAKTLSDLAAELGYAGNWFATAVNSEFVPGTERRETRLSDGDRVEILTPRQGG; translated from the coding sequence ATGAAGCTCATCGTGAACGGGCAAGCGCTTGAGACCCAGGCAAAGACCCTCTCCGACCTCGCCGCGGAGCTGGGCTATGCCGGCAACTGGTTCGCCACCGCCGTGAACTCCGAATTCGTGCCCGGCACCGAGCGCAGGGAGACGCGGCTTTCGGACGGCGACCGGGTGGAAATCCTGACGCCACGGCAGGGAGGATGA
- a CDS encoding thiazole synthase, with product MALTVYGTALPSRLLLGTAQYPSPALLADAAKASGAAVVTVSLRREGAQGESGGQFWSLVRELGVRVLPNTAGCHTVKEAVTTAKMAREVFGTNWIKLEVIGHHDTLQPDVFGLVEAARVLTEDGFSVFPYTTEDLVVGERLIEAGCEVLMPWCAPIGSAKGPVNPDALRAYRAHFPETPLIVDAGLGRPSHAAAVMELGYDGVLLNTAVAKAGDPAVMAAAFAQAVRAGHAAFIAGPLEPRDMAVPSTPVIGKAVFS from the coding sequence ATGGCCCTCACCGTCTATGGAACCGCGCTCCCTTCGCGTCTGCTGCTGGGTACCGCGCAGTACCCCTCGCCCGCTCTTCTCGCGGACGCCGCGAAGGCGTCCGGTGCAGCGGTCGTCACCGTGTCGCTGCGCCGGGAGGGGGCGCAGGGGGAATCGGGCGGGCAATTCTGGTCGCTCGTCCGGGAGCTTGGCGTGCGCGTGCTGCCCAACACGGCGGGATGCCACACCGTGAAGGAGGCCGTGACCACGGCCAAGATGGCGCGCGAGGTGTTTGGGACGAACTGGATCAAGCTCGAGGTGATCGGCCATCACGACACGCTGCAGCCGGACGTGTTCGGCCTTGTCGAGGCCGCCCGCGTGCTTACGGAGGACGGCTTTTCGGTATTTCCCTACACGACGGAGGATCTCGTCGTGGGCGAGCGGCTGATCGAGGCGGGATGCGAGGTGCTGATGCCCTGGTGCGCGCCCATCGGTTCGGCCAAAGGGCCGGTCAATCCCGATGCGCTGCGCGCCTATCGCGCCCATTTCCCGGAGACACCGCTCATCGTGGATGCGGGGCTCGGTCGGCCCTCGCATGCCGCAGCCGTAATGGAGCTGGGCTATGACGGCGTGCTTCTCAACACCGCCGTCGCCAAGGCGGGCGACCCGGCGGTGATGGCCGCTGCCTTCGCGCAGGCGGTAAGGGCGGGCCATGCAGCTTTCATTGCAGGTCCGCTCGAGCCGCGCGACATGGCGGTGCCTTCCACGCCGGTCATCGGCAAGGCTGTGTTTTCATGA
- a CDS encoding thiamine phosphate synthase — translation MKLDPFYLIVDSAGWIERLVPLGVKLVQLRIKDMDEAGLRADIGRARDICARQGCQLIVNDYWRLAIEEGCDFVHLGQEDLAAADLGAIKRAGLKLGISTHDDAELATALAAEPDYIALGPIYPTILKKMKWAPQGLERIADWKARAAPLPLVAIGGLTPERIPGVFERGADSAAVVTDVLRNPDPEARTREWISATAPWRTGGT, via the coding sequence ATGAAGCTCGATCCCTTCTATCTGATCGTCGATTCCGCCGGCTGGATCGAACGTCTCGTGCCGCTCGGGGTGAAGCTCGTGCAGCTTCGCATCAAGGACATGGACGAGGCGGGGCTCCGTGCGGATATCGGCCGGGCACGGGATATCTGTGCACGGCAGGGGTGCCAGCTCATCGTCAACGACTATTGGCGGCTCGCCATCGAGGAGGGCTGCGACTTCGTCCATCTCGGCCAGGAGGATTTGGCGGCTGCCGATCTTGGCGCGATCAAGAGGGCCGGGCTGAAACTGGGGATCAGCACGCATGACGATGCCGAGCTTGCGACCGCGCTTGCCGCCGAGCCCGATTACATCGCCCTGGGACCGATCTACCCGACCATCCTCAAGAAGATGAAATGGGCGCCGCAGGGGCTGGAGCGAATCGCCGACTGGAAGGCGCGGGCGGCACCGCTGCCGCTCGTCGCCATCGGCGGCCTGACGCCGGAGCGCATCCCCGGCGTGTTCGAGCGGGGCGCGGACTCGGCCGCGGTCGTTACCGACGTGCTGCGAAATCCCGACCCGGAAGCGCGCACGCGGGAGTGGATAAGCGCCACCGCTCCCTGGCGGACAGGCGGGACATGA
- a CDS encoding hydroxymethylpyrimidine/phosphomethylpyrimidine kinase — MTMRPRVLVVAGTDSSGGAGLSRDVEALSAFGVRASVAVTAVTAQTHDRVAAVEPISSALVAAQMTAALEAEPTGAVKIGMLATKGTVEAVASVLREHAHIPVVLDPVLVSSSGGILLEKEAIAVLKRGLLPLCRLATPNWPELAVLANARPAEDEEAALRQGEALLETGCQALLVKGGHAPEREKSTDILLRRGEAPLRFDAPRANTTLRGSGCLLASGITGGLAKGMTLEEGIALAKEQVSRMFAAR, encoded by the coding sequence ATGACCATGCGGCCGCGGGTGCTGGTGGTCGCCGGCACCGACTCCTCCGGGGGAGCGGGGCTCTCCCGCGACGTGGAGGCGCTTTCCGCGTTCGGCGTTCGCGCCTCGGTGGCCGTCACCGCCGTCACCGCCCAGACGCACGATCGTGTCGCGGCGGTGGAGCCCATTTCCTCTGCGCTGGTGGCCGCGCAGATGACCGCGGCCTTGGAAGCGGAGCCGACCGGCGCGGTCAAGATCGGCATGCTGGCCACGAAAGGCACGGTGGAGGCGGTCGCGTCCGTCCTTCGCGAGCACGCGCATATCCCCGTCGTGCTCGACCCGGTACTCGTCTCCTCTTCCGGCGGCATCCTTTTGGAAAAGGAGGCGATCGCGGTGCTGAAACGCGGCCTCCTACCGCTTTGCCGGCTCGCCACGCCGAACTGGCCCGAACTTGCCGTGCTGGCGAATGCAAGGCCGGCAGAAGACGAGGAAGCGGCTCTCCGCCAAGGCGAAGCCCTCCTTGAAACCGGCTGTCAAGCGCTGCTCGTCAAGGGCGGCCATGCGCCGGAACGGGAGAAATCCACGGACATCCTGCTTCGGCGCGGAGAGGCTCCCCTGCGCTTCGACGCCCCCCGGGCAAACACCACGCTGCGCGGTTCGGGTTGCCTGCTCGCAAGCGGCATCACCGGCGGGCTCGCCAAGGGCATGACACTGGAGGAAGGCATCGCCCTCGCGAAAGAGCAGGTGTCGCGAATGTTCGCGGCCCGATAG
- a CDS encoding YdcF family protein, translating into MFFVLSKLFAAFTAPSNLIGLLALIGLLLFVLRRRKAAGLFLAAAAVLLLAVGWLPIGSAALIALEERFPPTRPPRDVTGLVVLGGEIDTDISTDRRTIALTDAGERLTKAAEISRAHPDARIVLSGGIADLVPAHEATEARLARDLLVDIGIPEQRIDLEERSRNTCENAVQSKAVANPQPGDSWLLITSAFHMPRAVACFRAAGFPITPYPVDYLTRPSDVQRPAPSIAVGLYLADLAAHEWIGLAAYHLAKGTELFPSPTSP; encoded by the coding sequence ATGTTCTTTGTTCTTTCGAAGCTTTTCGCCGCGTTCACGGCGCCATCCAATCTCATAGGGCTGCTGGCTCTGATCGGGCTCCTGCTGTTCGTTCTCCGGCGACGGAAGGCGGCGGGGCTTTTCCTGGCGGCTGCGGCCGTGCTGCTTTTGGCGGTAGGTTGGCTGCCCATTGGAAGCGCAGCCCTCATCGCGCTGGAGGAGCGGTTCCCGCCCACACGCCCCCCCCGCGACGTGACGGGTCTCGTCGTGCTCGGCGGGGAGATCGACACCGACATCTCGACCGACCGCCGGACCATCGCGCTGACCGATGCCGGCGAGCGGCTCACGAAGGCGGCGGAGATCAGCCGGGCCCACCCGGACGCCAGGATCGTCCTTTCGGGCGGGATAGCCGACCTGGTTCCCGCGCATGAGGCGACCGAGGCCCGCCTCGCACGCGATCTGCTCGTCGATATCGGCATCCCGGAGCAGCGTATCGACCTTGAGGAGCGCTCGCGCAACACCTGCGAAAACGCCGTGCAGAGCAAGGCCGTGGCAAACCCGCAACCGGGAGACTCGTGGCTGCTCATCACTTCGGCCTTCCACATGCCAAGGGCGGTCGCCTGCTTCCGCGCCGCAGGCTTTCCGATCACGCCATATCCGGTGGACTACCTGACCCGGCCGTCCGACGTGCAGCGCCCGGCACCCTCCATCGCCGTCGGGCTCTACCTCGCCGATCTCGCCGCTCACGAGTGGATCGGCCTTGCGGCATACCATCTTGCAAAGGGAACGGAGCTTTTCCCTTCTCCCACGAGCCCCTGA
- a CDS encoding ionic transporter y4hA, with translation MQNNGSALHSVWTWAFPLAAAVLLIAQHLHVAGGPAAAVLSTAVLVGSVFAAVHHAEVVAARIGEPFGSVVLAVAVTVIEVSLIISLMLSSPETASEIARDTVFAAFMIVLNGVVGLCLLFGGIRYYEQDFHTHASSGALGVLGTLATLVLILPNYTLAEPGPVFAPAQLAFVASVSVALYGLYLFVQTVRHRAYFLDISQDEIKTARPPARQVAISSVLLVIALAAVILLAEEMSPMIQAGVTHLGLPSAFVGVIIAAVVLMPEGLAAFRASRMNRLQTSLNLALGSALASIGLTIPTVAITSLLIGMPLTLGLEDEEMVLLILTLFASTLTLATGRTTVLQGGVHMVIFGVFLVIAAIP, from the coding sequence GTGCAGAACAACGGATCGGCACTGCATTCCGTATGGACGTGGGCCTTTCCGCTCGCCGCAGCCGTACTGCTTATCGCCCAGCATCTCCACGTAGCCGGCGGACCGGCGGCCGCGGTGCTCAGCACCGCGGTCCTGGTCGGCTCCGTCTTCGCGGCGGTGCATCATGCGGAAGTGGTCGCCGCGCGCATCGGCGAACCGTTCGGTTCGGTCGTCCTGGCGGTGGCAGTGACGGTGATCGAAGTGTCTCTCATCATCTCCCTCATGCTGTCTTCGCCCGAAACCGCCTCGGAGATCGCGCGCGACACGGTCTTCGCGGCTTTCATGATCGTTCTGAACGGGGTTGTCGGGCTGTGCCTGCTCTTCGGAGGGATCCGCTATTACGAGCAGGACTTCCATACCCATGCCTCAAGTGGAGCCCTGGGCGTCCTCGGCACGCTCGCAACCCTTGTGCTCATCCTGCCCAACTACACGCTGGCAGAGCCGGGTCCGGTCTTCGCCCCCGCCCAGCTGGCGTTCGTCGCAAGCGTCTCCGTGGCGCTCTACGGGCTGTACCTGTTCGTCCAGACGGTGCGTCACCGCGCCTATTTCCTGGATATCTCGCAGGACGAGATCAAAACCGCAAGGCCGCCTGCCCGGCAGGTCGCCATCAGTTCGGTGCTGCTCGTCATCGCGCTGGCCGCGGTCATACTGCTCGCGGAGGAAATGTCGCCCATGATCCAGGCCGGAGTGACGCATCTCGGCCTGCCGTCCGCCTTTGTCGGCGTGATCATAGCGGCGGTCGTGCTCATGCCGGAGGGGCTTGCAGCGTTCCGTGCTTCACGGATGAACCGGCTGCAGACCAGCCTGAACCTCGCGCTCGGCTCGGCGCTGGCCAGCATCGGGCTGACGATCCCAACCGTCGCGATCACATCGCTGCTGATCGGCATGCCTCTGACACTGGGGCTTGAAGACGAGGAGATGGTGCTGCTCATCCTCACGCTCTTCGCCAGCACCCTCACCCTGGCCACCGGGCGCACCACGGTGCTGCAGGGGGGCGTTCATATGGTCATTTTCGGCGTGTTCCTGGTGATCGCAGCGATACCTTAG
- a CDS encoding glycosyltransferase family 4 protein, translating into MRLLVINDVSTVWGGATKVAMRCIEAATSAGMECTALVGDDGAGIRARFPQVQVEALGEKPLREGAHPGDVFSRNFNGRAYRALGRLLSGGSQDMIVHVHGWSQILSPSIFHALARHRANVVLTTHDFFLTCPNGGYVNYQRGDICHVKPLSMSCLASNCDKRNYLHKLWRFARSLTQQGAGEAFWSRIGVILAHEAMEPYLRAGPFRNFLTLRTPAEPLSRNGRVRAWDNDRILYLGRMTWEKGVRTLAEALNATGSPATLIGQGPLLREIRQALPHCWVAGWLEDDEVARIASETRYVIMPSRMPEPYGLVAAEALMCGIPVIVSSNALIAEEIARNGAGLVFESGNAQSLAEKIALMRSDDLVRHLSDGAFAYARKIAPTWSEWSGRIVDIYTGKTRFISQ; encoded by the coding sequence TTGCGCCTTTTGGTCATCAATGACGTATCGACGGTATGGGGTGGCGCCACAAAAGTGGCGATGCGCTGCATCGAAGCAGCGACTTCAGCAGGCATGGAGTGTACGGCGCTCGTCGGCGACGACGGAGCCGGCATTCGAGCGCGGTTCCCGCAGGTGCAGGTGGAGGCCCTGGGCGAAAAGCCGCTGCGGGAGGGCGCGCATCCGGGAGACGTGTTCAGCAGGAACTTCAACGGGCGCGCCTACAGGGCGCTGGGGAGGCTCCTTTCCGGCGGGTCGCAGGACATGATCGTCCATGTCCACGGCTGGTCGCAGATCCTCTCGCCTTCGATCTTCCACGCCCTCGCCAGGCACCGGGCCAATGTCGTGCTGACGACGCACGACTTCTTCCTGACCTGCCCGAATGGCGGCTATGTCAATTACCAGAGGGGCGATATCTGCCATGTGAAGCCCCTTTCCATGTCGTGCCTCGCCAGCAATTGCGACAAGCGAAACTATCTCCACAAGCTGTGGCGCTTCGCCCGGTCCCTTACCCAGCAAGGCGCCGGCGAGGCTTTCTGGAGCCGCATCGGCGTCATTCTCGCGCATGAGGCCATGGAGCCCTATCTGCGAGCGGGGCCCTTCCGCAATTTCCTGACGCTCAGGACCCCCGCCGAACCCCTGTCACGCAATGGCCGGGTGAGAGCCTGGGACAACGACCGGATCCTCTATCTCGGACGGATGACCTGGGAAAAGGGCGTGCGCACGCTGGCCGAGGCCCTGAACGCCACCGGCAGCCCGGCCACGCTCATCGGCCAGGGCCCGCTGCTTCGGGAAATCCGCCAGGCGCTCCCCCATTGCTGGGTGGCAGGCTGGCTGGAAGACGACGAGGTGGCCAGGATCGCCTCCGAAACGCGCTATGTCATCATGCCGTCCCGAATGCCGGAGCCCTACGGCCTCGTGGCCGCGGAAGCCCTGATGTGCGGGATTCCCGTCATCGTCAGCAGCAATGCTCTTATCGCGGAAGAGATCGCGCGCAACGGTGCCGGACTGGTTTTCGAGAGCGGGAACGCACAATCATTGGCTGAAAAGATCGCTCTCATGCGCAGCGACGACCTCGTGCGGCACTTAAGCGATGGCGCCTTCGCCTATGCCAGGAAGATCGCTCCGACCTGGAGCGAGTGGTCTGGAAGGATCGTCGATATCTACACGGGCAAAACCCGTTTCATAAGCCAGTAG
- a CDS encoding NAD-dependent epimerase/dehydratase family protein produces the protein MARALVTGGAGFVGRHLCAKLLAEGLDVVCVDPLVADTGARHPDLWLLPSRGAFSFVEQDCRQFFDGSDACFDYVFHLAAIVGGRINLESHALCVAEDLAIDSGMWRWAARTRPGRIVYFSSSAAYPICLQSAGNRRRLTEDMIDFSKPLGTPDLSYGWSKLTGEYLMKLYVERYGGEAVAYRPFSGYGEDQDLSYPFPAICKRLLDDKGAEEVFVWGSGHQCRDFIHIEDCVGFIWKTFRTLPTGSSLNLSTGIATSFIAFAQLVGEEIGWHPKISGMTDKPEGAFFRCGDTALQSSLGLAHTIPLREGVRRMLDCLQLSSSRETKAEMAALYL, from the coding sequence ATGGCGCGTGCATTGGTGACCGGGGGTGCAGGCTTCGTGGGGCGCCATCTCTGCGCCAAGCTGCTGGCGGAAGGTCTCGACGTGGTCTGCGTCGACCCGCTGGTCGCCGACACCGGCGCCCGGCATCCGGACCTCTGGCTCCTTCCATCACGGGGCGCCTTCTCCTTCGTGGAGCAGGATTGCAGGCAGTTCTTCGACGGCTCGGACGCGTGCTTCGACTACGTGTTCCACCTGGCCGCCATCGTCGGCGGGCGCATCAATCTGGAGAGCCACGCCCTCTGTGTGGCCGAGGACCTGGCGATCGATTCCGGCATGTGGCGGTGGGCCGCCCGGACGAGGCCCGGCCGCATCGTCTATTTCAGTTCCAGCGCCGCCTACCCTATCTGCCTGCAGAGCGCAGGCAACCGGCGCAGGCTCACCGAAGACATGATCGACTTCTCCAAGCCGCTGGGCACCCCGGATTTGAGCTATGGCTGGTCCAAGCTCACCGGCGAATATCTCATGAAGCTCTATGTGGAGAGATATGGCGGGGAGGCCGTCGCCTACCGCCCCTTCAGCGGCTATGGCGAAGACCAGGACCTTTCATATCCCTTTCCCGCGATCTGCAAGCGGCTCCTGGACGACAAGGGCGCGGAGGAGGTTTTCGTGTGGGGAAGCGGCCATCAGTGCCGGGACTTCATCCATATCGAAGACTGCGTCGGGTTCATCTGGAAGACATTTCGAACCCTCCCCACCGGCAGCAGCCTCAATCTTTCGACGGGTATCGCCACATCCTTCATCGCCTTTGCCCAACTCGTGGGTGAAGAGATCGGCTGGCATCCGAAAATCTCCGGCATGACCGACAAACCGGAAGGCGCCTTTTTCCGCTGCGGGGACACGGCGCTGCAATCCTCACTCGGCCTCGCTCACACCATCCCTCTGCGTGAAGGCGTGAGGCGCATGCTGGACTGCCTGCAACTCTCAAGCAGTCGGGAGACAAAGGCAGAGATGGCCGCACTCTATCTCTAA
- a CDS encoding aldo/keto reductase: MQFTRLGSTGTTVSRLCLGMMTYGSKAWREWVLEEDEAGPIIKRAIDLGINFFDTADVYSLGVSEEITGRLLKKYGPSRDRLVIATKVFNPMGDDPNLRGLSRKHIMHAIDDSLRRLGTDYVDLYQIHRFDPDTPIEETLEALDDVVKSGKALHIGASSMYAWQFAKMLATSEKLGLSRFVTMQNHYNLLYREEEREMIPLCRSEGIGVIPWSPLARGRLARPREERDATLRAQTDAIGQRLYSDEDNAVIDSVTEVAGKRGVPNAQVALAWLLSRPGVTAPIIGASRIEHLETAAAALELTFDEDEVKRLEEPYRPHPVLGHN; the protein is encoded by the coding sequence ATGCAGTTCACCAGACTTGGTTCCACGGGCACGACTGTCTCCCGCCTCTGCCTGGGCATGATGACCTATGGTTCGAAGGCGTGGCGCGAATGGGTGCTGGAAGAGGACGAAGCCGGCCCCATCATCAAGCGTGCTATCGACCTCGGCATCAATTTCTTCGATACGGCGGATGTCTATTCGCTCGGGGTCAGCGAGGAGATCACCGGCCGGCTTCTGAAGAAATACGGCCCGTCGCGCGACCGGCTGGTCATCGCAACGAAGGTCTTCAACCCGATGGGCGACGACCCCAACCTGCGCGGCCTGTCGCGCAAGCACATCATGCACGCCATCGACGACTCGCTGCGGCGGCTCGGCACCGACTATGTGGACCTCTACCAGATCCACCGCTTCGATCCGGACACCCCGATCGAAGAGACGCTGGAGGCGCTCGATGATGTCGTGAAATCCGGCAAGGCGCTCCATATCGGCGCTTCGTCCATGTATGCCTGGCAGTTCGCGAAGATGCTTGCCACCTCCGAGAAGCTTGGCTTGAGCCGCTTCGTGACCATGCAGAACCACTACAACCTGCTCTATCGCGAAGAGGAGCGCGAGATGATCCCGCTCTGCCGGTCGGAGGGCATCGGCGTCATCCCCTGGAGTCCGCTCGCCCGCGGACGCCTCGCCCGCCCGCGCGAGGAGCGGGACGCCACGCTGCGCGCCCAGACCGACGCCATCGGCCAGAGGCTCTACAGCGACGAGGACAATGCGGTGATCGACAGCGTGACGGAGGTGGCGGGAAAGCGCGGCGTTCCGAACGCGCAGGTGGCGCTAGCCTGGCTCCTCTCCCGCCCCGGCGTCACTGCACCCATTATCGGCGCCAGCCGTATCGAACATCTGGAGACAGCTGCGGCGGCGCTCGAGCTCACCTTCGACGAGGATGAGGTGAAACGTCTGGAGGAACCTTACCGCCCGCACCCGGTGCTGGGGCACAACTAA
- a CDS encoding NAD(P)-dependent oxidoreductase, with translation MIIVTGGSGKAGRACVRDLMEHGYEVTSIDMVPAADPNTRFSRADLTDFGQAVAALSMIDERVSKVTGVVHLAAIRAPGLAPNHVTFATNTVSTYNIFEAARQLGIRNVVWASSETVYGIPYANGPAYVPVDEEIERPESAYSLSKLVSEKMAEQFCRWNPETKIVGLRLSNVMDPEDYQRFAGFDRDPRSRHWNLWTYIDARDAAQAMRLALEAKLTGAHVFGIANADSVMSRPNGELLDEVFPGAERKRPIEEHESLISIEKARKMLGYEPQHSWRKYVNTK, from the coding sequence ATGATCATCGTCACCGGAGGCAGCGGCAAGGCCGGGCGTGCCTGCGTCCGCGATCTGATGGAGCATGGCTACGAGGTCACGTCGATCGACATGGTGCCGGCGGCGGATCCGAATACACGCTTCAGCCGCGCCGATCTCACCGATTTCGGCCAAGCGGTGGCTGCCTTGTCGATGATCGACGAGCGCGTCTCCAAGGTCACCGGTGTCGTGCATCTTGCGGCGATCCGCGCGCCGGGGCTGGCGCCCAACCATGTGACTTTCGCCACCAACACCGTCTCGACCTACAACATCTTCGAGGCGGCGCGGCAACTCGGCATCAGGAACGTGGTCTGGGCTTCCAGCGAGACGGTCTACGGCATTCCCTATGCTAACGGACCGGCCTATGTCCCGGTCGACGAGGAAATCGAGCGGCCGGAGAGCGCCTATTCGCTGTCCAAGCTGGTGAGCGAGAAGATGGCCGAGCAGTTCTGCCGCTGGAATCCGGAAACGAAGATCGTTGGCCTCAGGCTTTCGAACGTCATGGACCCGGAGGACTATCAGCGCTTCGCCGGCTTCGACCGGGACCCCCGCTCGCGCCATTGGAACCTGTGGACCTATATCGACGCGCGGGATGCCGCACAGGCGATGCGGCTGGCGCTGGAAGCGAAGCTCACCGGCGCGCATGTCTTCGGGATTGCCAACGCCGACTCCGTCATGAGCCGGCCGAACGGCGAACTCCTCGACGAAGTATTCCCCGGCGCCGAGCGCAAGCGCCCTATCGAAGAACACGAGTCGCTCATCTCCATCGAAAAGGCGCGGAAGATGCTCGGCTATGAACCGCAGCACTCCTGGCGCAAGTACGTGAACACGAAATAG
- a CDS encoding ABC transporter ATP-binding protein, with translation MSPGAEAGTAPILGLHDISKKYYTREGDAFYALKGVSLDVLPGETMALVGESGSGKSTLARMALNLAKPDTGWVELAGHRTSEMNARQLKPLRSKIQPVFQDSSATFNPRRTVRQILVQAMRSTQDIGNAEVEKRSNTILEQMSLRPAQQILDRFPHELSGGQRQRLNIARAICVSPSIIVADEPLSGADVSIRGKVLNLLQEIQDRTGVAYLFITHDIAVAQAFAKRIAVMHEGMIVEYGRAEEVVENPKHSYTRMLIESALLGRSHLEALRQVQERHG, from the coding sequence ATGTCGCCGGGCGCAGAAGCGGGAACAGCTCCGATCCTTGGGCTGCACGACATCTCCAAGAAATACTACACCCGCGAAGGCGACGCGTTCTACGCGCTAAAAGGGGTGTCGCTCGACGTGCTGCCCGGCGAGACGATGGCGCTGGTGGGCGAGAGCGGGTCGGGCAAGTCGACCCTGGCGAGGATGGCGCTGAACCTCGCCAAGCCTGACACGGGCTGGGTTGAGCTCGCCGGTCATCGGACCTCGGAGATGAACGCCCGCCAGTTGAAGCCGCTGCGGTCCAAGATACAGCCGGTATTCCAGGATTCGAGCGCCACCTTCAATCCGCGCCGGACGGTGCGGCAAATCCTTGTGCAGGCCATGCGCTCGACGCAGGATATAGGGAATGCCGAGGTCGAGAAACGCTCCAACACGATCCTGGAGCAGATGAGCCTGCGACCGGCGCAGCAGATCCTGGATCGCTTCCCGCACGAGCTGAGCGGCGGTCAGCGGCAGCGGCTGAACATCGCCCGCGCGATCTGCGTGAGCCCCAGCATCATCGTGGCGGATGAGCCGCTCTCAGGTGCCGATGTGTCCATCCGAGGAAAAGTCCTGAACCTCCTGCAGGAGATCCAGGACCGGACAGGGGTCGCCTACCTGTTCATCACGCACGATATCGCCGTGGCCCAGGCATTCGCCAAACGGATCGCGGTGATGCATGAAGGCATGATCGTTGAATATGGCCGCGCAGAGGAAGTCGTCGAAAATCCGAAACATTCTTATACGAGAATGCTGATTGAATCGGCGTTGTTGGGTCGGTCCCACCTCGAAGCGCTGCGGCAAGTACAGGAAAGACATGGCTGA